CTGGGCGTCATCTACGGCCTGGGCGGCAGCAACGACAAGTCCTTCAACGAGGCGATTAAGCTGGCCGTGTCCCGGTCGGTGCGCGACTACCGGGTCAGCCTCACCGAACGGGAGCCCCGCGACCAACAGGAGCTTCAGAGCTTCCTGGAGGAGCTGGCCGCGGACGGTCTGGACTGCATCGTGGTGGCCTGCGACCCCTCCTACCTCGAGCCGGTGGCGCTCGCCCACCCGGACCAGCACTTCATCCTGGTGGACGGGGAAGTCGAGATGGACAACGTCGTCGCCCTCTCCCTGGAGAGCCGACGGGCCGCGGTCTCCATGGGAGTCATCGCGGCGATGACCACCCGGACGGGCCGGATAGGCTTCATCGGCGCTTTCGAGGACCGCTCCAGCCGGCGGGTGCTGGCCGGCTACCAGGAGGGGGCGATGATAGCCGCCGTGCTCCTGCGCGATGAGGGACGGGAAATCCCCGAGATAGAAGTCATCGCGGATTTCATCGGCTCCGGGCCCGACGCCCTGAATAACAAGCAGCGCGCCGAGTTCCTCGCCCGCAAGCAGTACGGCCGCAACGTGGACATCATCTTCGCCTTCTGCGGCAAGAGCGCTGAGGCGGTCTTTCTGATGGCCAAGAACTACAACCGGCTCGCCATCGGAAGCGACCTCAACCAGAACTGGATCGAGAAGGGGCAGGGTTTTCGCCGAGCTGGACGCCCGGGAGGCGGAGCTTTTGGCGGAGGAGCCGGCGGAGAAGCCGGCGCTCTGAGGTCTTAGCGCGGTCGAGGGTGGGATTGACCCTTGGGGGACGATAGGTTTCGGAGCACGAACGTGATAGGCTCGATCGAGGCGCAGGTGCGAGAGGCGGGATTATTTCTTGGGAGACGGTAGGTTCCGGGCTACCTCGAAATCTCAAGTGTCAGGGCGGGTTAAACCCCGTCTTTTTTTTCATCGGGTCGGGGTTGTCAGCGGCCGGACAGCCCTTTCAGCGTGTCCCCGAAAGGCGGCCGGATGACGCCGCGTTCGGTGACGAAGGCGGTGATGTAGCGGTGCGGGGTCACGTCGAAGGCGGGGTTGAAGACGTCCACCCCCGGCGGCGCGGTCTCCAACCCGTGGAACCGGCGGACCTCGTCGGGGTCGCGCTCCTCGATGGGAATCCCGTCCCCGGACGGCAGGTCGAAATCGAAGCTGGACAGCGGGGCGGCGACGTAGAAGGGCAGGCCGTGCTCCCGGGCCAGAACGGCCAGGCCGTAGGTGCCGATTTTATTGGCCGCGTCGCCGTTGGCGGCTATCCGGTCCGCCCCGGTAATCACGCAGTCCACCAGGCCCCGGGCCATCACCGCGGCTGCCATGTCGTCGCAGATGAGCGTTACCGGCACGCCGGATTTTTCGAGCTCCCAGGCGGTCAACCGCGACCCCTGCAAAAGCGGCCGCGTCTCGTCGGCGAAGACGCGGATTTTTTTTCCCGCCTCCACCGCGGCGTAAATCACGCCCAGGGCGGTGCCGTAATCCACGGTGGCCAGCCCGCCGGCGTTGCAGTGGGTGAGAACGGCGGAACCGTCCGCGAGGAGCGCCTGACCGTGGCGCCCGATGGCGCGGCAGACCTCCCGGTCATGGGCCAGGATTGCGAGCGCCTCGTCGAGGAGGGCCCGTTTCACCGTCTCGGGCTCCGCGCCGGCCATCCCCTCGGCCATGGCCGTCATCCGCTCCAGGGCCCAGGTGAGGTTGACCGCCGTGGGGCGGCTCGACGCCAGGTAATCCGCCGCTTGACGAAGCGCGTTTTTGAGGCTATCGTATGTATGGTAAACGCCGTACCGGATTGCGATGTAGAGCCCCAGCGCGGCCGCCACGCCGATGGCCGGGGCGCCGCGGACCTCGAGCCGCTTGAGGGCCCGGTGGACGTCCTCGACGGTCTCCAGGACGACGTAGCGTTCCTCGGTCGGCAGGCGGGTCTGGTCGAGAATGACGAGTGAATCGTTCTCCCAGGCGATGGTCTTCACCGGCACGGCGCAACCTCCG
Above is a window of bacterium DNA encoding:
- a CDS encoding BMP family ABC transporter substrate-binding protein; this translates as MTDRFKLLALAGLFCALLFAAACEDSSTVEGKFKLGVIYGLGGSNDKSFNEAIKLAVSRSVRDYRVSLTEREPRDQQELQSFLEELAADGLDCIVVACDPSYLEPVALAHPDQHFILVDGEVEMDNVVALSLESRRAAVSMGVIAAMTTRTGRIGFIGAFEDRSSRRVLAGYQEGAMIAAVLLRDEGREIPEIEVIADFIGSGPDALNNKQRAEFLARKQYGRNVDIIFAFCGKSAEAVFLMAKNYNRLAIGSDLNQNWIEKGQGFRRAGRPGGGAFGGGAGGEAGALRS
- the mtnA gene encoding S-methyl-5-thioribose-1-phosphate isomerase — protein: MPVKTIAWENDSLVILDQTRLPTEERYVVLETVEDVHRALKRLEVRGAPAIGVAAALGLYIAIRYGVYHTYDSLKNALRQAADYLASSRPTAVNLTWALERMTAMAEGMAGAEPETVKRALLDEALAILAHDREVCRAIGRHGQALLADGSAVLTHCNAGGLATVDYGTALGVIYAAVEAGKKIRVFADETRPLLQGSRLTAWELEKSGVPVTLICDDMAAAVMARGLVDCVITGADRIAANGDAANKIGTYGLAVLAREHGLPFYVAAPLSSFDFDLPSGDGIPIEERDPDEVRRFHGLETAPPGVDVFNPAFDVTPHRYITAFVTERGVIRPPFGDTLKGLSGR